In Natronocella acetinitrilica, the following proteins share a genomic window:
- a CDS encoding SufE family protein — MTIDDLVESFEFLDNWEDRYRLLIDMGRELPEFPEEARIEENRVEGCTSNVWLVHDTEDGAAPRIRFQADSDAFIVKGLIAVILMAYSGRTPEEIRQTDIEALFTKLGLEQQLTPNRRNGFFAMVERIHEIADREAA; from the coding sequence ATGACCATTGATGACCTGGTCGAGAGTTTCGAATTCCTGGATAACTGGGAGGATCGTTACCGCCTGCTCATCGATATGGGCCGCGAACTGCCGGAGTTTCCCGAGGAGGCGCGGATCGAGGAAAACCGGGTCGAGGGTTGCACCAGCAATGTCTGGTTGGTCCACGATACCGAGGACGGCGCTGCGCCGCGTATTCGCTTCCAGGCGGACAGCGATGCCTTTATCGTCAAGGGGCTGATTGCGGTGATCCTGATGGCCTATTCGGGCCGCACGCCGGAGGAAATCCGGCAAACGGATATCGAAGCACTGTTCACCAAGCTCGGCCTGGAGCAGCAGCTCACGCCCAACCGCCGCAACGGCTTCTTCGCCATGGTGGAGCGCATTCACGAAATAGCGGATCGGGAAGCCGCCTGA
- a CDS encoding superoxide dismutase family protein, whose translation MRTLTAGVACLLALIPLSLASAATDEHVSARATANLIDNEGQEIGQVVIRQGPNGTLFNLELEGLPPGPKAIHIHSVGTCDDHDHGFQDSGGHLNPEGRTHGLMNPDGPDAGDFTNFYVHDNGYAWAELFNERASLDGSFGAQMLDDDGAALVIHENPDDHVTQPIGGAGARIACGVIVSD comes from the coding sequence ATGAGAACCTTGACCGCAGGCGTTGCATGTCTGCTTGCCCTGATTCCCCTGTCCCTTGCCAGCGCAGCGACGGATGAGCATGTGTCGGCACGGGCGACTGCCAACCTGATCGATAATGAAGGGCAGGAGATCGGCCAGGTGGTTATTCGACAGGGGCCGAATGGCACGCTGTTCAATCTGGAACTGGAAGGCCTGCCCCCGGGGCCCAAGGCCATTCACATCCACAGCGTCGGCACCTGTGATGATCACGATCACGGCTTTCAGGACTCCGGTGGTCATCTCAACCCCGAGGGGCGCACCCACGGCCTGATGAATCCGGATGGCCCCGATGCGGGTGACTTCACCAACTTCTACGTTCATGACAACGGCTACGCCTGGGCCGAGTTGTTCAACGAACGCGCCAGCCTGGACGGCAGTTTCGGTGCGCAGATGCTGGATGACGATGGTGCAGCGCTGGTGATTCACGAGAATCCGGACGACCACGTGACCCAGCCCATTGGCGGGGCAGGGGCCCGGATTGCCTGCGGTGTGATCGTGTCCGACTGA
- a CDS encoding MFS transporter, whose protein sequence is MHPYTSRRQPDDSLLRPDILLVIAAAACIVALGMGMRQAFGLFMPSVTGELGGGREMFGLAIALQNLLWGLSQPGVGMLADRYGSRLVAACGGLDASVGAAALALVGLFNMIGSLTFGGLGDRLPKPKLLSALYAGRVVVIIAFLLTPLTTASTLIFSAAIGFLWLGTVPLTSGLVAQIFGPRYLSSLFGIVFLSHQLGSFSGAWLGGWIFEIAGSYDMVWILAVVLGVLATALHLPISDKALPKPATA, encoded by the coding sequence TTGCACCCCTACACATCCCGCCGGCAGCCCGACGACAGCCTGCTCCGCCCCGACATCCTGCTGGTTATCGCAGCCGCCGCATGCATCGTTGCGCTGGGCATGGGCATGCGTCAGGCCTTTGGGCTGTTCATGCCCTCGGTCACCGGCGAATTGGGAGGTGGCCGCGAGATGTTCGGCCTCGCCATCGCCCTGCAGAACCTCCTGTGGGGGCTGTCCCAGCCCGGGGTTGGCATGCTGGCGGACCGTTACGGTAGCCGTCTCGTCGCCGCCTGCGGTGGCCTGGATGCCAGCGTGGGTGCCGCCGCACTGGCGCTGGTGGGGCTGTTCAACATGATCGGCTCGCTCACCTTCGGCGGGCTTGGCGACCGCCTGCCCAAGCCCAAGCTGTTGAGTGCGCTCTACGCCGGGCGGGTGGTGGTGATCATCGCGTTTCTGCTGACACCGCTCACAACCGCCAGCACGCTGATCTTCAGTGCGGCAATCGGCTTTCTGTGGCTCGGCACGGTGCCGCTCACCAGCGGCCTTGTAGCGCAGATATTCGGCCCACGCTATCTCAGCAGCCTGTTCGGCATCGTGTTCCTGAGCCACCAACTCGGCAGCTTCTCCGGCGCCTGGCTGGGCGGCTGGATCTTCGAGATCGCCGGCAGCTACGACATGGTGTGGATACTGGCGGTTGTACTCGGCGTGCTGGCCACGGCCCTGCATCTGCCGATCTCAGACAAGGCATTGCCGAAACCGGCAACCGCCTGA
- a CDS encoding TRAP transporter large permease has translation MYIPEAFGATELGWEILGPLLLMALLFALAVPVWASLGLTAVIILWLTGALPLGLIGESVFHGLDAFALIAIPLFVLTGDVLVRTGLSVKLLNIAEATMGSVRSGLGTSTVLGCGFFACISGSDAAGAAAVGRITISRLIDSGYSPAYACALVASGACTGILIPPSIAYIIIGMVLGISTSTLFLAAAVPGVLIMASIMITNAIMNRINGYEHARRRFVFREWLAAVWDGRYALLIPIIIFGGIYSGIFTPTEAAAVAVVTTIAVGLFQGTFRLRDFPGTLEGSAKVCGVIVPIIAVALPLAQVLAINDVPQSLIASVNALTENPTLIILMMLGVFILAGCVMETTPNIVILAPIMLPLAQSIGMNDIHFCIFMITSLGIGFITPPLGLNLFVISGITGQPVLSIAAKAVPFVLAMLAVVLLLAFVPELSLFLLR, from the coding sequence ATGTATATACCGGAGGCCTTCGGCGCCACGGAACTGGGCTGGGAGATACTCGGCCCCTTGTTGCTCATGGCGCTGCTGTTCGCCTTGGCGGTGCCCGTATGGGCATCGCTGGGGCTGACCGCCGTGATCATCCTGTGGCTGACCGGCGCACTTCCCCTGGGCCTGATCGGCGAATCGGTGTTCCATGGTCTGGACGCATTTGCCCTGATTGCGATTCCCCTGTTCGTGCTCACCGGGGATGTGCTGGTGCGCACGGGCCTCTCCGTGAAGTTGCTGAACATCGCAGAAGCGACCATGGGCAGTGTGCGATCGGGGCTAGGAACATCAACCGTCCTGGGCTGCGGTTTCTTTGCCTGCATCTCCGGCTCAGACGCCGCAGGGGCGGCAGCGGTGGGGCGCATCACCATCAGTCGCCTGATCGACAGCGGATACTCTCCGGCTTACGCCTGTGCCCTGGTGGCTTCGGGTGCCTGTACCGGCATTCTCATACCACCCTCCATTGCCTACATCATCATCGGCATGGTGCTCGGGATATCAACGTCCACGTTATTTCTGGCAGCTGCCGTACCCGGTGTGCTGATCATGGCGTCCATCATGATCACCAATGCGATCATGAATCGGATCAACGGCTACGAGCATGCGCGCCGGCGATTCGTCTTTCGCGAGTGGCTTGCCGCCGTGTGGGACGGGCGTTATGCCCTGCTGATCCCTATCATCATTTTCGGTGGAATCTATTCCGGCATCTTCACGCCCACGGAGGCGGCGGCGGTCGCCGTGGTCACCACGATAGCCGTCGGCCTGTTCCAGGGCACTTTCCGGCTGCGGGACTTTCCGGGCACACTCGAAGGTTCGGCCAAAGTGTGTGGTGTGATCGTGCCGATTATTGCTGTAGCCCTGCCGCTGGCGCAGGTATTGGCAATCAACGACGTGCCCCAGAGCCTCATCGCCTCGGTCAATGCCCTCACTGAAAACCCCACGCTTATCATTCTGATGATGCTGGGCGTGTTCATTCTTGCCGGCTGCGTTATGGAAACTACGCCGAACATTGTGATTCTGGCCCCCATCATGTTGCCACTGGCCCAATCCATCGGCATGAATGACATCCATTTCTGTATCTTCATGATCACGTCCCTCGGAATCGGCTTTATCACGCCGCCGCTGGGTCTGAATCTGTTCGTGATCTCCGGTATCACTGGGCAGCCGGTGCTCTCCATTGCGGCGAAGGCCGTGCCCTTCGTGCTGGCCATGCTAGCGGTTGTCCTGTTGCTGGCCTTCGTGCCGGAGCTCTCCCTGTTTCTGTTGCGGTGA
- a CDS encoding MoaD/ThiS family protein — MLVVEFYGVLQQAAGGKRLELSGVEPGCTVGDALEHLRQEVPALEPHLPRLACAQGDRLVRRNQAIDTDKPLVLLPPVSGGSHGLREEAP; from the coding sequence ATGCTCGTTGTCGAGTTCTATGGCGTGCTGCAACAGGCTGCAGGCGGCAAGCGACTGGAGTTGTCGGGCGTTGAGCCCGGCTGCACGGTAGGCGATGCGCTGGAGCATCTGCGCCAGGAGGTGCCGGCGCTGGAACCCCACCTGCCACGCCTTGCCTGCGCCCAGGGGGATCGCCTCGTGCGCCGTAACCAGGCCATCGACACTGACAAGCCGCTGGTGCTGCTGCCGCCGGTCAGCGGCGGCAGCCACGGCCTGCGGGAGGAAGCACCATGA
- a CDS encoding molybdenum cofactor biosynthesis protein MoaE, whose translation MSRITEASLDLDALMQETENDTCGAMVVFSGTVRNHHGGRGVAGMSYSAYGPMAEKVLEDLEQETRDKFGVQECRIVHRTGKLEIGESSVLVVVRAHHRGDAFDAARYAIDTLKVRLPVWKEDFYTDGSTAFQDGVPLETAQEKD comes from the coding sequence ATGAGCCGAATCACCGAAGCGTCCCTTGATCTCGATGCACTGATGCAGGAGACCGAAAACGATACCTGCGGTGCCATGGTGGTTTTCTCCGGCACCGTGCGCAATCACCACGGTGGCCGTGGCGTTGCCGGGATGAGTTACTCCGCCTACGGGCCCATGGCCGAGAAGGTTCTCGAGGACCTGGAACAGGAAACCCGGGACAAGTTCGGCGTGCAGGAGTGCCGCATCGTGCACCGCACCGGCAAACTCGAAATCGGTGAATCCAGTGTGCTGGTGGTGGTTCGGGCGCACCACCGTGGCGATGCCTTCGATGCGGCGCGGTATGCCATCGATACCCTAAAGGTCCGGTTACCGGTGTGGAAGGAAGACTTCTACACCGACGGCAGCACCGCCTTCCAGGATGGGGTGCCGCTTGAGACGGCACAGGAGAAAGACTGA
- a CDS encoding amidase has protein sequence MGSPMKVLTRASALELAGWVRRGELSATEVVTAHLERIDTLNPRINAFCTVTHESALAAAHDLDQRLAAGEHAGLLAGVPIGLKDLTPTRGIRTTRGSRLFANHVPEADAEIVRRLRQQGAIVVGKTNTPEFGHKGVTDNQLFGPTRNPWRPDLVAGGSSGGSSAAVVAGMVPLAEGSDGAGSIRIPAALCGCVGMKPSFGRVPDVATPFSSHSPFFHNGALSRSVADCCLMLKVMAGFFAGHPFSVPDDGLVWDIVEESEPPLRIAYSPDLGYFPIESEVASRCTDALAHLEKAGCRIEEVSVPLDASVEDSFMTFWRLKSVAQYGHLSSDELALLEPRVRQLIAEGRELGANDLARANRERERVWQVFRSVFDAYDLLLTPTTAVAAFPLDGAPPTLINRQPVNPLIGWFLTYPVNLTGHPAASVPCGMTDGGLPVGLQIIGPRLADRSVLTLAAMVERLLPWPMPSDRLLREETDGRV, from the coding sequence ATGGGATCACCCATGAAGGTTCTGACCCGAGCCTCCGCGCTGGAGCTTGCAGGTTGGGTACGTCGCGGTGAACTCTCAGCCACCGAGGTCGTAACCGCGCATCTGGAACGTATCGATACGCTGAATCCACGCATTAACGCCTTCTGCACGGTGACCCACGAGTCGGCACTGGCAGCAGCACATGATCTGGATCAGCGACTTGCCGCCGGGGAACACGCCGGCTTGCTCGCCGGTGTCCCTATCGGGCTCAAGGACTTGACGCCGACGCGAGGTATTCGCACGACACGAGGCTCGCGACTGTTTGCGAACCACGTGCCGGAGGCAGACGCTGAAATCGTGCGGCGTCTGCGCCAGCAGGGCGCCATCGTGGTGGGCAAGACCAACACACCGGAATTTGGCCACAAGGGTGTGACCGACAACCAGCTGTTCGGGCCGACACGCAACCCATGGCGGCCCGATCTTGTCGCCGGGGGTTCCAGTGGCGGTTCAAGCGCGGCGGTGGTGGCAGGCATGGTGCCACTGGCGGAAGGTAGCGATGGGGCCGGCTCTATCCGGATTCCGGCGGCCCTCTGTGGCTGTGTCGGCATGAAACCGAGCTTCGGGCGTGTGCCGGATGTCGCGACGCCGTTCTCGAGCCATTCTCCGTTTTTCCACAATGGAGCGCTGTCGCGTTCGGTCGCCGATTGTTGCCTCATGCTGAAGGTGATGGCCGGGTTCTTTGCAGGGCATCCTTTCTCTGTCCCGGACGACGGCCTGGTCTGGGATATCGTGGAAGAGTCAGAGCCGCCCCTGCGCATTGCCTACAGCCCGGACCTTGGCTACTTCCCGATTGAGAGCGAGGTGGCGTCCCGATGTACGGACGCGCTTGCCCACCTGGAGAAGGCTGGTTGTCGGATCGAGGAGGTGTCGGTACCGCTTGATGCAAGCGTGGAAGACAGCTTCATGACCTTCTGGCGCTTGAAGAGTGTCGCACAGTACGGGCATCTGTCCTCGGACGAACTGGCCCTTCTGGAGCCTCGGGTCCGGCAACTTATCGCAGAGGGGCGTGAACTGGGCGCGAACGATCTTGCCCGGGCAAACCGCGAGCGCGAGCGGGTCTGGCAAGTATTTCGTTCGGTGTTCGATGCGTATGACCTGCTGTTGACCCCAACCACCGCGGTTGCGGCGTTCCCCCTGGACGGAGCCCCCCCAACCTTGATCAACCGTCAGCCGGTTAATCCGTTGATCGGCTGGTTCCTGACTTACCCCGTGAACCTTACGGGGCATCCCGCCGCGTCCGTGCCTTGCGGGATGACGGATGGCGGGCTACCGGTGGGCCTGCAGATCATCGGGCCACGGCTTGCCGACCGCTCGGTACTGACACTGGCGGCCATGGTGGAACGGCTGCTGCCATGGCCCATGCCGAGCGACCGGCTCTTGCGAGAAGAAACAGACGGGCGTGTGTGA
- the moaB gene encoding molybdenum cofactor biosynthesis protein B, with the protein MSERQPDDNGFLALPIAVLTVSDSRTEADDKSGDLLVERLRKAGHELVEKRIVPDDIYQVRAEVSRWIADESVRVVISTGGTGITGRDTTPEAVRPLLDAEVEGFGELFRYLSFQDIGSSTVQSRAVGGVANGTLVFCLPGSSGACRTAWDGILQPQLDLRTKPCNFVSLIPRMRER; encoded by the coding sequence ATGAGCGAACGGCAACCTGACGACAACGGATTCCTGGCCCTGCCCATCGCGGTGCTCACCGTCTCCGACAGCCGCACCGAGGCGGACGACAAATCCGGTGATCTGCTGGTGGAGCGCCTGCGCAAGGCTGGCCATGAGCTGGTGGAGAAGCGCATCGTCCCCGACGATATCTACCAGGTGCGGGCGGAAGTGTCCCGCTGGATCGCCGATGAATCGGTGCGGGTGGTGATTTCCACCGGCGGCACCGGCATTACCGGCCGCGACACCACACCCGAGGCGGTGCGCCCCCTGCTTGACGCGGAGGTGGAGGGATTTGGCGAACTGTTCCGGTATCTCTCGTTCCAGGACATCGGCAGCTCCACGGTGCAATCCCGGGCTGTGGGTGGTGTTGCCAACGGCACGCTGGTGTTCTGCCTGCCGGGTTCGTCCGGCGCCTGCCGGACGGCTTGGGATGGCATCCTGCAACCGCAGCTCGACCTGCGCACCAAACCCTGCAATTTCGTCTCGCTGATCCCGCGAATGCGCGAGCGCTGA
- a CDS encoding sulfite exporter TauE/SafE family protein — protein sequence MLTALLILNVTVRKTDRRDRVAGGASGMLTAAIGMPGPPILLYFAGSRLEKSLLRGTSLGCVLYIYSLALFLQILFGSTNATIWWTALALVPVTLFGTWLGERLFHMVSQALSRMATYVILMVTDAYLLYTSLSVIQG from the coding sequence GTGCTCACTGCACTGCTGATTCTGAACGTCACTGTGCGCAAGACCGATCGTCGCGACCGGGTGGCCGGCGGCGCCTCGGGGATGCTCACGGCCGCCATCGGGATGCCCGGGCCGCCTATCCTGCTGTACTTCGCTGGCTCGCGCCTCGAAAAGTCACTGTTGCGGGGGACATCGCTCGGTTGCGTTCTCTATATCTACTCCCTCGCCCTCTTCCTGCAGATCCTGTTCGGCTCCACCAACGCCACTATCTGGTGGACCGCGCTAGCCCTGGTGCCCGTTACCCTGTTCGGTACGTGGTTGGGAGAGCGCCTGTTCCATATGGTGAGTCAGGCTCTCTCCCGCATGGCGACCTACGTGATTCTGATGGTCACTGACGCCTATCTGCTATACACATCGCTGTCGGTTATACAGGGATAA